In the genome of Saprospira sp. CCB-QB6, one region contains:
- the prfA gene encoding peptide chain release factor 1, translating into MNSLLSKLSAIKDKFEYLQEQLSDPSISSDMKKFMKVNKEYKGLEPLVKAHEEYKALLDGLAECKEILENSDEAEFKEMAKMEMDELLERQGPLEEEIKYMLIPKDPEDEKNVTIEIRSGAGGDEAAIFAGDLLRMYERYIDKMGWKRELISETPSESGGYSKVFMEVTGDGVYGLLKYESGTHRVQRVPKTESQGRVHTSTATVAIMPIFETEDIQINTADLSWDTFRASGAGGQHVNKTESAVRVTHKPSGVVVECQEGRSQHRNREIALQKLYARLFELQQQEQQDSITDLRNSLVVSSDRSSKIRTYNYPQNRVTDHRINFTRYNLGDMMNGAIEEFIEAIQTTYNAEKLKASEEV; encoded by the coding sequence ATGAATAGCTTATTGAGCAAGCTGTCTGCGATTAAGGACAAATTTGAGTACCTGCAAGAGCAGCTTTCGGACCCTAGTATTTCTTCTGATATGAAGAAATTTATGAAGGTCAATAAAGAATATAAGGGTTTGGAGCCCTTGGTTAAGGCGCATGAAGAGTATAAAGCGCTTTTGGATGGCTTGGCCGAGTGCAAAGAGATTTTGGAAAACTCTGATGAGGCTGAGTTTAAGGAAATGGCCAAAATGGAGATGGATGAGCTTTTGGAGCGTCAGGGGCCATTGGAAGAGGAAATCAAGTATATGTTGATTCCCAAAGATCCTGAAGATGAGAAAAATGTCACGATTGAAATCCGCTCGGGAGCGGGTGGAGATGAGGCGGCCATTTTTGCGGGAGATTTGCTTCGGATGTATGAGCGCTATATTGATAAAATGGGTTGGAAGCGGGAGTTAATCTCGGAAACGCCTAGTGAGTCGGGGGGGTACTCTAAAGTATTTATGGAAGTTACGGGCGATGGGGTCTATGGCTTGCTCAAATATGAATCGGGGACGCATCGGGTACAGCGAGTGCCTAAAACGGAATCTCAGGGGCGGGTGCATACCTCTACGGCCACCGTGGCGATTATGCCTATTTTTGAGACCGAAGATATTCAGATCAATACAGCGGATTTGAGCTGGGATACCTTCCGGGCCAGTGGGGCAGGGGGGCAGCACGTAAACAAAACGGAATCTGCCGTGCGGGTAACGCACAAACCTAGTGGGGTCGTTGTAGAATGTCAGGAAGGGCGTTCGCAGCACCGTAACCGCGAGATTGCCTTACAAAAACTCTATGCTCGTTTGTTTGAATTGCAGCAGCAAGAGCAGCAAGATAGCATTACCGATTTGCGAAATAGCTTGGTCGTATCTAGTGATCGCTCTTCAAAAATTCGGACCTATAACTATCCTCAAAACCGGGTGACGGACCACCGCATCAACTTTACGCGCTACAACCTAGGCGATATGATGAACGGAGCCATTGAGGAGTTCATTGAGGCCATTCAAACTACCTACAATGCCGAGAAACTAAAAGCCAGCGAAGAAGTATAA
- a CDS encoding fumarate reductase/succinate dehydrogenase flavoprotein subunit yields the protein MRKLDSKVPPGPLAEKWVKYRSTMPLVAPNNKRRIDVIVVGTGLAGASAAATLGELGYNVSCFTFHDSPRRAHSIAAQGGINAAKNYRNDGDSVYRLFYDTIKGGDYRSREANVHRLAEASTDIIDQCVAQGVPFAREYGGELATRSFGGVQVSRTFYARGQTGQQLLLGAYSALSRQISLGSVTMYNRHEMLDLVLVDGKARGIIARNLLNGKIERYAAHAVVLGTGGYGNVYYLSTNAMGCNVSAAWRAHRRGAYFANPCYCQIHPTCIPVSGDYQSKLTLMSESLRNDGRVWVPKDMAMVEKLRKKEIKPENVAEEDRDYYLERIYPAFGNLVPRDVASRAAKYVCDEGRGVGPTGLSVYLDFSTNTMRYGRSVAISKGQPDASEAKIRQWGKEVISAKYGNLFEMYEKITGENPYETPMRIYPAIHYTMGGLWVDYNLETTIPGLFALGECNFSDHGANRLGASALMQGLADGYFVIPYTIGTFLANEIRTPKISPEQAAFDQAENEVKERIDKLLSIQGDRSVESFHRELGVDIMWEYCGMARNADGLKIAKEKVRKLRDEFWKNVFVPGSANEYNPELEKALRVADFFELAEVMIMDALDRQESCGGHFRDEYATPEGEAQRNDKEYAYVAAWEFKGPGEAELHKEELTFENVELKTRSYK from the coding sequence ATGAGAAAGTTAGATTCTAAAGTACCTCCTGGTCCCTTAGCCGAAAAATGGGTTAAATATCGTTCAACTATGCCTCTCGTAGCACCTAACAACAAGCGTCGTATTGACGTAATCGTAGTAGGTACTGGTTTGGCTGGTGCCTCTGCAGCGGCTACCCTAGGGGAATTAGGTTATAATGTTTCTTGTTTCACTTTTCATGATAGCCCCCGCCGTGCACACTCTATTGCAGCTCAGGGTGGAATCAATGCGGCTAAAAACTATCGCAACGATGGAGATAGTGTTTACCGCCTTTTCTATGATACAATCAAAGGAGGTGACTACCGCTCTAGAGAGGCCAATGTGCACCGACTAGCTGAAGCATCTACCGATATTATTGACCAATGTGTGGCTCAAGGGGTTCCCTTTGCTCGCGAATATGGTGGAGAACTCGCTACCCGCTCTTTTGGTGGGGTGCAAGTATCTCGTACCTTCTACGCTCGTGGCCAAACTGGTCAGCAGCTTTTGTTGGGAGCTTATAGCGCCCTCTCTCGCCAAATCTCTTTGGGTAGCGTGACCATGTACAACCGCCACGAAATGCTCGATTTGGTCCTCGTAGACGGTAAAGCTCGCGGAATCATCGCTCGCAACCTCCTCAATGGTAAAATTGAACGCTATGCAGCTCATGCTGTAGTTCTGGGTACAGGTGGATATGGTAATGTTTACTACCTATCTACTAACGCTATGGGTTGTAATGTTTCTGCCGCTTGGAGAGCCCACCGCCGTGGCGCTTATTTTGCCAACCCTTGCTACTGCCAAATTCACCCTACTTGTATTCCCGTTTCTGGCGACTATCAATCTAAATTGACTTTGATGTCAGAATCACTCCGTAATGACGGACGTGTATGGGTGCCCAAGGATATGGCTATGGTAGAAAAACTACGCAAAAAAGAAATCAAGCCCGAAAATGTAGCTGAAGAAGATCGCGATTACTACCTAGAGCGCATCTACCCCGCCTTCGGTAACTTGGTGCCCCGTGACGTAGCCTCTAGAGCTGCTAAATATGTTTGTGATGAAGGACGTGGAGTTGGACCAACTGGCCTCTCTGTTTACCTAGACTTCTCTACAAACACCATGCGCTATGGCCGCTCTGTCGCCATCTCTAAAGGCCAACCCGATGCTTCTGAAGCAAAGATTCGCCAATGGGGTAAAGAAGTGATTTCTGCCAAATACGGTAACCTCTTCGAAATGTATGAGAAGATTACTGGCGAAAATCCCTACGAAACGCCTATGCGTATCTATCCCGCTATTCACTATACTATGGGTGGACTTTGGGTAGATTATAACCTAGAAACGACCATCCCCGGCCTTTTTGCCTTGGGCGAATGTAATTTCTCTGACCATGGCGCTAACCGCCTAGGAGCCTCTGCTTTGATGCAAGGTCTAGCCGATGGTTATTTCGTAATTCCTTACACTATCGGTACTTTCTTGGCCAACGAAATCCGTACGCCCAAGATTAGCCCCGAACAAGCTGCTTTTGACCAAGCAGAAAATGAGGTGAAGGAACGCATCGATAAACTACTCAGCATCCAAGGTGACCGCTCTGTAGAGTCTTTCCACCGCGAACTAGGGGTAGATATTATGTGGGAATACTGCGGTATGGCTCGTAATGCTGATGGCCTCAAAATCGCTAAGGAGAAGGTGCGCAAACTCCGCGATGAATTCTGGAAAAATGTATTTGTTCCCGGCTCTGCCAACGAATACAATCCCGAACTCGAAAAAGCCTTACGCGTAGCCGACTTCTTCGAACTCGCCGAAGTCATGATTATGGATGCCCTAGATCGTCAAGAATCTTGTGGTGGCCACTTCCGCGATGAATACGCTACTCCAGAAGGAGAAGCTCAGCGTAATGATAAAGAATATGCTTATGTAGCCGCTTGGGAATTTAAAGGCCCCGGCGAAGCTGAACTCCACAAAGAAGAACTCACCTTCGAAAATGTAGAGCTCAAAACTCGTAGCTACAAGTAA
- a CDS encoding ankyrin repeat domain-containing protein, protein MRPTLLYSLIFIFLSYLGAAQSFESPEELLFAAIFEQDLSKVEAALGLGAQVDSRYTYSRYAEDCFYWTPLMAACAMGQLDIVRLLQDNGASLWAPLAEGWSNAGPLSQKGSRPLHVAAAYGSVEVAEFLLQRGALVNAGPKHYTPLYYALQAPKSQRQDLIELLIAYGADYRQPGILAEAIAQEEIAWAQKWLRKQGAATAARPNCEGACTPLELAIQKEANVLLPLFKQRGVALVASPSAASLLEQAFLAQNLFAFQWLYRQGLRPTSDLIELAKNSSSTWQKILQNGQLEDEDRKFVQLLKDPIFQDIELTEKPLQNMQWRSLSGGFISLQQFKGEWLLIVPWASWCESCKEQLISIHKLQKKQKHWRVLVLSLDPKPYPLEDFMKAEKLPFIAAHDPALNSIKAWNWRAPELILLDPQAWQRSRSKKALDWHKKPLSRFLRLQKKRYPATP, encoded by the coding sequence ATGAGACCTACATTACTTTATTCTTTGATCTTTATTTTCCTCAGTTACTTAGGGGCGGCGCAAAGCTTTGAAAGCCCTGAGGAGTTGCTTTTTGCGGCTATCTTTGAACAAGATTTATCGAAGGTGGAGGCGGCCTTGGGCTTGGGGGCACAGGTAGACAGCCGCTATACTTATAGCCGGTATGCGGAGGATTGTTTTTATTGGACGCCTTTGATGGCGGCTTGTGCAATGGGGCAATTGGATATTGTGCGACTATTACAAGACAATGGGGCTAGCCTTTGGGCGCCCTTGGCTGAGGGCTGGTCGAATGCGGGCCCCTTGAGCCAAAAAGGGAGCCGCCCCTTGCATGTAGCGGCCGCTTATGGCAGTGTAGAAGTGGCTGAATTTTTATTGCAAAGAGGGGCTTTGGTTAATGCTGGCCCCAAGCATTATACGCCTTTATACTATGCTTTGCAGGCGCCAAAGTCTCAGCGTCAGGACTTAATAGAGTTATTGATTGCTTATGGGGCAGATTATCGACAGCCAGGGATTTTGGCTGAGGCTATTGCGCAGGAAGAAATAGCTTGGGCGCAGAAATGGCTGCGCAAACAGGGGGCCGCCACTGCGGCTCGGCCCAATTGTGAGGGGGCTTGTACGCCTTTGGAATTGGCCATACAAAAGGAGGCAAATGTACTTTTGCCGCTTTTCAAGCAGCGAGGGGTAGCGCTAGTGGCTAGTCCTAGCGCAGCTTCTTTGTTAGAACAGGCCTTTTTGGCCCAAAATCTCTTTGCTTTTCAGTGGTTGTATCGCCAGGGCTTGCGACCTACCTCCGATTTGATCGAATTGGCCAAAAATAGCTCTTCAACCTGGCAAAAGATTTTGCAAAATGGGCAACTAGAGGATGAAGATCGGAAGTTTGTGCAATTGCTCAAAGATCCCATTTTTCAGGATATAGAACTGACCGAAAAACCTTTGCAAAATATGCAATGGCGAAGCTTGAGCGGGGGCTTTATCAGCCTTCAGCAGTTTAAGGGCGAATGGTTGCTGATTGTCCCTTGGGCCAGTTGGTGCGAAAGCTGCAAAGAGCAGCTGATTTCGATCCATAAGCTACAGAAAAAGCAGAAACATTGGCGGGTATTGGTGCTTTCGCTAGACCCCAAACCCTATCCATTAGAAGACTTTATGAAGGCCGAAAAGCTTCCTTTTATTGCGGCCCATGATCCCGCGCTGAATAGTATTAAAGCTTGGAATTGGCGAGCGCCAGAGCTCATTTTGCTAGACCCTCAGGCTTGGCAGAGGAGCCGTTCTAAAAAAGCTTTGGATTGGCACAAAAAGCCCTTGAGCCGCTTTTTGCGCTTACAGAAAAAACGCTATCCCGCAACACCATAA
- a CDS encoding redoxin domain-containing protein, with the protein MRTLLLFLSLFIAQFSFAQDERPQLQMGEKSPIANFAAIDGKNYKLKELLKDNDKVLISFLRPVWCPVCNFRTHELKENFEHLKAQGYAVIVVYPSPLDRLKALAEDAELPFIVVADPEENLFEAFKIEKSAGKVRNSIFKKKVRKAAKKGKKAYEGKKYPKKGDKPGPILPADFIIDQDQKIIQVRYGSHIADHIEIENLLQ; encoded by the coding sequence ATGCGTACGCTCCTTTTATTCCTTAGCCTATTTATTGCCCAATTTAGTTTTGCCCAAGATGAAAGGCCTCAATTGCAAATGGGAGAAAAATCCCCCATAGCAAACTTTGCAGCTATAGATGGCAAAAACTATAAACTCAAAGAGCTACTAAAGGACAATGATAAGGTGCTGATCTCTTTTTTGAGACCTGTTTGGTGTCCTGTCTGTAACTTTCGGACCCATGAACTCAAAGAAAATTTTGAGCACCTAAAAGCCCAAGGATATGCCGTGATTGTGGTCTACCCTAGCCCCCTAGATCGCCTCAAGGCCTTAGCCGAAGACGCAGAACTCCCCTTTATTGTCGTTGCCGATCCAGAAGAAAATCTGTTCGAGGCCTTCAAAATTGAGAAATCTGCTGGAAAAGTCCGAAATTCCATTTTCAAGAAGAAGGTGCGTAAGGCCGCCAAAAAAGGAAAGAAAGCCTATGAGGGGAAAAAATACCCCAAAAAGGGAGATAAACCTGGTCCTATCCTTCCTGCCGACTTTATCATTGATCAAGACCAAAAGATCATCCAAGTCCGCTATGGCAGCCATATTGCCGATCATATCGAGATCGAAAACCTCTTACAGTAA
- a CDS encoding DUF368 domain-containing protein, whose protein sequence is MQHLFTFLKGMAMGAADVVPGVSGGTVAFITGIYERLLQGIKGVNFANLKVLQKEGIAAFWTAIDGNFLLALFGGIFVSVLSLASLLSSALEHYPQLLWSFFMGLVLASALYVGRQIKWNNLPSIVLLIMGAGIAYGITLFVPTEMPKSYPMAFISGAIAICAMILPGISGSFILLLMGMYKHVIEAIHEKDILFLLVFMMGCGLGLLSFARVLSWLFKHYRSAALALLTGFMLGSLPKIWPWQNVIKTRINSHGEEEPFLFQSVLPSAYEGEPYLLGAVLLALLGFALVFGLERLGQKTGE, encoded by the coding sequence ATGCAACATCTATTTACTTTCCTCAAAGGTATGGCCATGGGCGCTGCAGATGTGGTGCCTGGGGTTTCTGGTGGAACCGTAGCCTTTATTACGGGCATTTATGAGCGTTTGCTTCAAGGCATTAAGGGCGTTAATTTTGCGAACCTAAAAGTCTTGCAAAAAGAGGGAATTGCTGCTTTTTGGACCGCCATAGATGGCAATTTTTTATTGGCCCTTTTTGGGGGCATCTTTGTCAGTGTCTTGAGCTTGGCCTCTTTGCTTAGCTCGGCCTTGGAACATTATCCGCAGCTGCTTTGGTCCTTTTTTATGGGTTTGGTTTTAGCTTCGGCTTTATATGTTGGGCGGCAAATTAAGTGGAATAATCTGCCTTCTATTGTCTTATTGATTATGGGAGCTGGCATTGCCTACGGCATTACGCTTTTTGTGCCTACAGAAATGCCCAAAAGCTATCCTATGGCCTTTATTTCTGGGGCCATTGCTATTTGTGCCATGATTTTACCTGGAATTTCAGGTAGTTTCATTTTGCTCCTGATGGGCATGTATAAGCATGTGATTGAGGCCATTCACGAAAAAGACATCCTCTTTCTTTTGGTCTTTATGATGGGCTGTGGTTTGGGCTTATTGAGTTTTGCTAGAGTATTGAGTTGGCTGTTTAAGCATTATCGCTCGGCGGCCTTGGCTTTGCTCACTGGCTTTATGTTGGGCTCTTTACCCAAAATTTGGCCCTGGCAAAATGTCATTAAAACACGCATCAATAGCCATGGCGAAGAAGAGCCTTTCCTATTTCAATCTGTTTTGCCTAGCGCCTATGAAGGCGAGCCCTATCTTTTGGGCGCAGTTCTTTTGGCCCTTTTAGGCTTTGCCTTGGTTTTTGGCCTAGAGCGCTTGGGACAAAAAACAGGGGAATAA
- a CDS encoding T9SS type A sorting domain-containing protein — MVAVILLLDNGDDREVVATIYTSLMSAEKVAKVLDIEMVASDDPVQDDVYVFSLKSQEQKELTMKMFDEEGYELAAHRVMEVTEGSNYRALNVETLEDGTYMFQITDESGAELNRKVTIKREEK, encoded by the coding sequence ATGGTCGCTGTTATCCTTCTTTTGGACAATGGTGATGACCGCGAAGTTGTAGCCACAATTTATACTAGCCTTATGTCTGCCGAAAAAGTAGCCAAGGTACTAGACATTGAAATGGTAGCTTCTGATGATCCCGTTCAAGATGATGTCTATGTTTTCTCTCTAAAATCTCAGGAGCAGAAAGAATTGACCATGAAAATGTTTGACGAAGAGGGCTACGAACTAGCTGCTCACCGTGTTATGGAAGTAACTGAAGGTAGCAACTACCGCGCACTCAATGTAGAAACACTCGAGGACGGTACTTATATGTTCCAAATCACTGACGAATCTGGCGCTGAACTTAACCGCAAGGTGACCATCAAACGTGAAGAGAAATAA
- a CDS encoding flavin reductase family protein, whose amino-acid sequence MSKMRSINPQDLEIKDLHQFMVGAIAPRPIAFVSTIDENGVANIAPYSFFNAFSSNPPMMVFSSNRTVRGNTTKDTLHNIQANQEVVINVVTYDMVQQMTLASISYPAHIDEFAKAGFTPLAAETVAPFRIAESPVQFECKVEQIISLGEHGGAGNLMFCKVQRFHIDEAVIDERNRIDPHKLDLVGRLGRAYYVRASGDALFSIYQNPSDLALGFDQLPERIRQSETLSGKEIAYMAGLMALPTEQEIEQLVQTDDNLANLLELAPAGSKARFEMQERYARTLLQQGEYANALACLMIE is encoded by the coding sequence ATGTCTAAAATGCGTAGCATCAACCCTCAAGATTTAGAAATTAAGGATCTGCATCAGTTTATGGTGGGGGCTATAGCCCCTCGTCCCATTGCTTTTGTCTCTACCATTGATGAAAATGGGGTAGCCAATATTGCTCCCTACAGCTTCTTCAATGCCTTTTCCTCTAATCCACCAATGATGGTCTTCTCTTCTAATCGAACTGTTCGAGGGAATACCACCAAAGATACTTTACACAATATCCAAGCAAACCAAGAGGTAGTCATCAATGTAGTAACCTACGATATGGTCCAACAAATGACCCTAGCCAGCATTTCTTATCCCGCTCATATTGATGAGTTTGCCAAAGCGGGCTTTACGCCTCTAGCAGCTGAAACTGTGGCCCCCTTCCGCATTGCAGAATCTCCAGTACAGTTTGAGTGCAAGGTAGAGCAAATTATTAGTTTAGGCGAGCATGGCGGAGCTGGCAACCTGATGTTCTGTAAAGTACAGCGCTTCCATATTGATGAGGCGGTTATTGATGAACGCAACCGCATCGACCCCCACAAACTCGATTTGGTAGGCCGCCTTGGCCGTGCCTATTATGTGCGTGCTAGTGGAGATGCTCTTTTCTCCATCTATCAGAATCCTTCTGATTTGGCCTTGGGCTTCGATCAATTGCCAGAGCGCATCCGCCAAAGCGAAACCCTAAGCGGAAAAGAGATTGCTTATATGGCGGGCCTAATGGCCCTACCTACAGAGCAGGAAATAGAACAATTGGTCCAAACAGATGATAATTTGGCCAATTTGCTTGAGCTAGCGCCCGCAGGCTCTAAAGCCCGCTTTGAAATGCAAGAGCGCTATGCTCGCACCCTCCTCCAACAAGGAGAATACGCCAATGCGCTGGCCTGCCTCATGATTGAATAA
- the trpS gene encoding tryptophan--tRNA ligase, with the protein MKKRVLSAIQPTGDLHLGNYFGAVQNWVRLQENYDCTFGVVDYHAMTMPYQTKKLRENSWNMIFNLLALGVKPEYLFLQSLVPEHAELCWILSCFCSYGELSRMTQFKDKSQQVKEGQKDNFISAALFSYPVLQAADILIYRADYVPVGKDQEQHLELTRNIATRFNQAVGKEFFELPEPLFTESPKIRSLADPNRKMSKSLGEKHYISVFEEEARLLKKVGSAVTDTGAEQAQGIMSPGVENLFTLIKAAGHGEVHDQLLAVYQDPNQQLSYKDLKEAAKLALGQLVAGFKEKRAEVLGNKKEYKKQIKASSEEIRQRAQECIKEVKDLAGLSNVRF; encoded by the coding sequence ATGAAAAAACGCGTTCTATCTGCCATTCAACCTACTGGAGACCTTCATTTGGGCAACTACTTTGGGGCGGTCCAAAACTGGGTGCGGCTACAAGAAAATTACGATTGTACCTTTGGTGTTGTGGACTATCACGCCATGACGATGCCCTATCAAACTAAAAAACTGCGGGAGAATAGCTGGAACATGATTTTTAATCTTCTGGCCCTAGGCGTAAAACCAGAATATCTCTTTTTGCAGTCTTTGGTGCCTGAACATGCCGAGCTTTGCTGGATTTTGAGCTGCTTTTGCTCTTATGGCGAGCTTAGCCGCATGACGCAGTTTAAGGATAAAAGCCAGCAGGTGAAAGAAGGCCAAAAAGATAATTTCATCTCTGCCGCCCTCTTTAGTTATCCCGTTTTGCAAGCTGCCGACATCCTGATTTATCGGGCCGATTATGTGCCTGTAGGCAAGGATCAGGAGCAACATCTAGAGCTTACGCGCAACATTGCCACTCGCTTTAACCAAGCTGTGGGCAAGGAGTTTTTTGAGCTGCCCGAGCCTCTATTTACCGAATCGCCCAAGATTCGCTCTTTGGCTGATCCCAACCGAAAAATGAGCAAAAGCCTAGGCGAAAAACACTACATCAGTGTTTTTGAAGAGGAGGCCCGCCTCTTGAAGAAAGTGGGTTCTGCCGTAACCGATACGGGAGCAGAACAGGCCCAAGGCATTATGAGTCCTGGAGTAGAAAACCTCTTTACTTTGATTAAGGCGGCTGGACATGGCGAGGTACATGATCAATTATTGGCCGTTTACCAAGATCCCAACCAACAACTTTCTTATAAGGATCTCAAAGAGGCCGCTAAGTTGGCATTGGGTCAATTAGTTGCGGGATTCAAGGAAAAACGGGCCGAAGTATTGGGCAATAAAAAGGAGTATAAGAAACAAATTAAGGCGAGCTCTGAAGAAATTCGCCAACGCGCACAAGAGTGCATCAAGGAGGTCAAAGATTTGGCGGGCTTGAGCAATGTGCGCTTCTAA
- a CDS encoding succinate dehydrogenase/fumarate reductase iron-sulfur subunit, which yields MAHDEIRLTLNVWRQKSAGQAGKFESYQVTANTHMSFLEMLDVLNEQLNSQKKDPVAFEHDCREGICGACSLVINGRPHGPMQGTTTCQLHMRHFDDGDTIWIEPYRAKAFPVIKDLVVDRSAFDRIIQSGGYVSVNTGGTPDGNAIPIEQEVAAKGFNAAACIGCGACVAACPNASAMLFTSAKVTHLATMPQGEVEAQQRVLNMVSQMDSEGFGLCSNIGACEAECPKEISIENIAQMNREYIAAVFGSNRQAAK from the coding sequence ATGGCTCATGACGAAATTAGACTGACGCTCAACGTCTGGAGACAAAAAAGTGCAGGCCAAGCCGGAAAATTCGAAAGCTATCAGGTGACTGCCAATACCCACATGTCTTTCCTAGAAATGTTGGACGTCCTCAATGAACAACTCAACTCCCAAAAGAAAGACCCCGTTGCTTTTGAACACGATTGCCGCGAAGGAATCTGCGGAGCTTGTAGCCTCGTAATCAACGGCCGCCCGCATGGTCCTATGCAAGGCACCACAACCTGCCAATTGCATATGCGCCACTTCGATGATGGCGATACTATCTGGATCGAGCCCTACCGCGCCAAGGCATTCCCTGTAATTAAGGACCTTGTGGTAGACCGCTCTGCCTTCGATCGCATTATCCAATCTGGTGGCTACGTTTCTGTAAATACTGGGGGAACACCCGACGGTAACGCTATCCCTATCGAGCAAGAAGTTGCCGCTAAAGGCTTTAATGCCGCTGCTTGTATTGGTTGTGGCGCCTGTGTGGCCGCCTGCCCCAATGCCTCAGCTATGCTCTTTACTTCTGCTAAAGTAACTCACTTGGCCACTATGCCTCAAGGAGAAGTAGAAGCCCAGCAACGTGTGCTTAACATGGTAAGCCAAATGGATAGCGAAGGCTTCGGTCTTTGCTCTAACATTGGCGCCTGTGAGGCAGAATGCCCCAAGGAAATCTCTATCGAGAATATCGCTCAGATGAACCGCGAGTATATTGCCGCTGTTTTTGGCTCTAACCGCCAAGCCGCTAAATAA
- a CDS encoding succinate dehydrogenase cytochrome b subunit — protein MNWVVKFLTSSLGKKLIMSLTGLFLCTFLVVHMIGNLALFADADGHSFNEYAEFMAHNPLIKTVSLGLYFFIFLHAVQGIAIWVSNRNSAGGSSRYKGSEKAKTEASAASRNMMWLGVLILAFLLLHMAQFWLKAKFTGLTREGDLYYEVSLAFQQEWVVIVYLLGLFALSAHLLHGFQSAFQTLGLNHKKYTPVIKAVGVAFAILVPLGFATMPIFFYIKEML, from the coding sequence ATGAATTGGGTAGTCAAATTTCTTACTTCATCTTTGGGCAAAAAGCTCATCATGAGTCTTACCGGTCTCTTTTTATGCACCTTTTTGGTGGTGCATATGATTGGTAACCTGGCTCTGTTTGCTGATGCCGACGGTCATAGTTTCAACGAATATGCCGAGTTTATGGCCCACAATCCGCTGATTAAGACAGTATCATTGGGGCTTTATTTCTTCATTTTTCTGCATGCAGTACAGGGGATTGCCATCTGGGTATCTAACCGTAATTCTGCTGGTGGTAGCAGCCGTTACAAGGGCAGTGAAAAAGCCAAAACGGAAGCTAGCGCTGCATCTCGCAACATGATGTGGTTAGGCGTATTGATCCTTGCCTTTTTGTTGTTGCACATGGCGCAGTTCTGGCTCAAGGCTAAGTTTACGGGCCTTACTCGCGAGGGTGATTTGTACTATGAGGTATCACTTGCATTTCAGCAAGAGTGGGTAGTCATTGTTTACCTATTGGGCTTGTTTGCTCTATCTGCTCACCTTTTGCATGGCTTTCAGTCTGCTTTCCAAACTTTGGGACTCAACCACAAAAAGTACACCCCTGTCATTAAAGCGGTAGGAGTTGCCTTTGCTATTTTGGTTCCTCTTGGATTTGCGACTATGCCAATCTTCTTCTACATTAAGGAAATGCTCTAG
- a CDS encoding purine-nucleoside phosphorylase produces the protein MSLEQQIAVCHQYLNNRTETFKVRYGLILGTGLGPLGEEIEEVHRIPYAEIPHFPVSTVEGHAGCLIFGYLAGQPVVAMSGRFHYYEGYSTKEATFPVRVFKALGVERLLISSAVGSVNAEMNAGDIILVRDHINFIPDHPLRGKNDDRLGPRFPDMKDAYDHALNNKVEAKAKEMGLPIHQGVYLALQGPNLETPAEYRMAHILGADVIGMSTVPEVIVAKHAELPVLVTSVVSNKCWPLEAIAETTLEDVLAVVETASPKLSALVKTLLEEEML, from the coding sequence ATGAGTTTAGAACAACAAATTGCCGTCTGTCATCAGTACTTAAATAACAGAACTGAGACCTTTAAGGTTCGCTATGGTTTAATCTTAGGTACAGGTTTAGGCCCTTTAGGGGAAGAAATTGAGGAAGTTCATCGCATACCTTATGCGGAGATACCGCATTTTCCAGTTTCTACCGTAGAGGGACATGCTGGCTGTTTAATTTTTGGTTATTTGGCGGGTCAGCCTGTGGTGGCTATGTCGGGCCGTTTTCATTATTATGAGGGCTATTCGACCAAGGAGGCGACTTTCCCAGTTCGGGTATTTAAGGCCTTGGGGGTAGAGCGTTTGTTGATTTCTTCTGCGGTGGGCAGTGTGAATGCGGAGATGAATGCGGGCGATATTATTTTGGTCCGTGATCATATCAACTTCATTCCTGATCATCCGTTGCGGGGAAAGAACGACGATCGTTTAGGTCCTCGTTTTCCAGATATGAAAGATGCTTATGATCATGCTTTAAATAATAAGGTAGAAGCTAAGGCCAAAGAAATGGGTTTGCCCATTCATCAAGGCGTATATTTGGCCCTACAAGGTCCAAATTTGGAGACGCCAGCGGAATATCGGATGGCGCATATTTTGGGTGCGGATGTCATTGGGATGTCTACGGTACCAGAGGTGATTGTGGCCAAGCATGCGGAGCTGCCTGTTTTAGTCACTTCTGTTGTCTCGAACAAATGTTGGCCTTTAGAGGCGATTGCCGAGACCACATTGGAAGATGTATTGGCGGTAGTAGAAACGGCTTCGCCTAAACTTTCTGCTTTGGTTAAGACCTTATTGGAAGAGGAGATGCTTTAG